GGATTGCAAACTACAACGGTCAGAACCTGTACACGGGCAATCCCTGGACCTGCTGCACTTGCTGCAACGCCTGGCAGCAGGGCTGTGGTGGTTCCAATTGGACCTACTGGCAGGTAAGCTCGACCGGCAGTTTGTGCGGCATTTCGGGCAACACCGACTTCGATGCCTATCCGCTGTCTCTGTCGGAGCTGATCGCCTATCAGGGCGTGAAATAGCAGGAAAGAGCATTCCGGTGGCGAGAGAGAGTATCTCCACTGTGTATGAATTCAAAACCTGCGCAAATCCACGAGACTTTGCGCAGGTTCCCTGCAGAAAATAGGTTTTAGTAACGGAAGCAGAAATGCAGAAGAATCAGAGTGAACCACTTTTTTTTTAGGTACACAGATATAACCAGTAAACAACAGGACTATTATGAATTTAAAATTAGAGAAAACATTAATCTTGATCACGGCGTTCACAGCGTTTTCCATCATTGCCCAGGAATTCGCACCAATCATTCCACCAGACAAAGAGAAGGTAAGTTATGCTTTGGGAATGCAGATGGCTTTGGAATTCAAGCCTACTGGTGTGCATCTTGATCCCGATGTGGTTGCCCAGAGCGTCAAGGATGTGTTGGAAGGAAAACCGACAGTCATGAAGGAATCCGACATTGCGGAAATTCTTAATAAGGCACGGCAGGATGGGCTTTCGACCTATACGATGACAGTAAAGGGCAGGGACAAATTCAGCTATGCGGCCGGAATGAGAAGGGGACTGCAACTTCAACTCGCAGGTGCGGAAATAGATTCCAGTGCTCTTGGCTTGGGGTTGAAGGAGATGTTGGAAGGGAAGCCAACTAAAGTTAAGGAATCAGAAATCGAGCCGCTTTTCAAGCAGGCACAAGCATATGCATTGGGTCAACAATCCAAAAAGAATAAAGCTGCCAGCGAAGATTTTCTGGCTAAAAACGCCAAAGAAAAGGGAGTCAAGGTTATGCCTGACGGTTTGCAATACAAGGTTCTGGAAGCAGGCAATGGCGAAAAGCCCACCACCAACGATCTCATCATAGTAAAGTACCGGGGTACGTATGTTAATGGAACGGTATTTGACTACAAAGAGCATTTTTTGACCAGAAGCGACGCAGGAACCATGGGAATGCAGGAAGCTTTGCAACAAATGAGAGTTGGATCTAAATGGCAGATTTTTGTGCCCTCGGATCTTGCCTTTGGTCATAAAGGGGAACAGGCGCTGAAGATTGGTCCTGATTCAACTCTGATTTATGATCTGGAACTGGTTTCCATGCCCAAGCCTGGTGATCCATTAATTGGCACCGGCACGGTGGGCCATGGACTGGATGGGGAATATACAGCCTCCAATCCGGCCAAATGATACGCGTTGAGAATCTCACCAAGGCGTTTGGCCCAAGTGTTAAGTGCCGCACTGCGGTCGTAAAAAGTGCCGTCTTCTGGCCGAACTGGTGTCACAAACACGGCGAGTTTTATGATGCCAATGCGGCCAAAATCCCGGAAAAAGTTGAAGTCCACCGTCCACACGTGGTTGGGGTGCGTGGGCACGGTCAGCCCTTCGTTGAGCGCAACGTACAGCCCCGCCTTGCGCCGCCGCTTTACGCTCAGGCCGTGGCGCCGGAGAATCTCGCCGATGGTGCTCGGCGCGGGCGGCGACTCAATCCCATGGTTGAGCTCCAAAACCTTGTGCAGCTTCTTGGGCTCCCAGGTCTGGTGCAGCCGGCGCTCGGCCAGGACTAGGGCTTCCACCGCCAGGTCGGTTCGTTGCGGAAACTGGAGCGGACGATGGCTGCGCTGGGCCAAGCCCTGCAAGCCATCCGCGGCGTAGCGAGCCAAATGTTTGTAGCCAGTTTTGCGGCTGATGCCGAACTGCTCGCACAGTTCCGTCACCGTAAAGCGCGCGCTCCGCGCCAACATCACAAATCGAATCATCTCTTCCATCGGGGTCACAGTTTTCCAAGCCATAGTGCTTGGAAGTGTAACCCATCACTCCGGATAGACTGTAACCCATCACTCCGGTTCATACCTGGACAAATGGTGAAAATCTAACTCGATGATTTGAACTACACCGTCCGATAAACTCATCAATTGAAATACTCCGATCGTAAATGGCTTCCGCATCACCGCATAATTATACCGAATGCCAAAATTAATTTCCGGAATGGGGAAAGAACTGGAATAAATGGGGGGCAATAACTTCCCTTGCTTCACTTAGCACGACGCGCCGTTCTACTTGCAAAATGCGCCAAATGAAAGATGGATTTGGGTCAGATGATGGTGGTTATCGGTCTATGCTTATAGGGATGACCTTCGACCAGCTTGAGCCATCGGCGAAGGCGCCGTGAACGAGTACGATGTCTTTAACAATTGAAGCGGATTGGATGATTTACAGAGACATCGGGTTCTCCTCGAATAATTGGGCGACCATCGCTGAGTCCAAGTAGGCCCGAACTCTTGTGATGACATTGTTTTCGAAGGTGCAAACCCAGCAGTAACGATTGTCAAAACGCATGCCATTTTTTGCCGTCGCTAACGAATGTAGTTCAACCACGGCTTCGTCATCCTTCACGAGAAGGTGCTCGACCTGCAACTGCGTACCTTTCGGAAGCACTTTTCCGAGCTTGGCGAACGTGCCGGCGACGAAGTCCGCCTTCGAGTGATAATGACCGGCCAAGGGATGGGTGCCCTCCACGATCCAATCGACGTCATTGGCAACGTGCGCAAAAAATTCAGCGCCGTCACCACTCTCGAGGCCTTTGAAAACCTGACGAACATAGTCTGCGGTGATAGCCATAGTATTCTCTCTTTCTTTATTTGTTGGATTCAAACTATCTTCGTTAGCTACTTTGCACAAATCGGATCAACGTTGGCCTGTCTTGACGGAGCCGAGCAGTTTCATCAGGTCCCTGACCTGGATGTTTTCCACCGAACGCGCGGCGTCCTTGATCTCGCCGGATAGCCCCTCGTCGACGCGACCGGCCACGAGCCTGTCGAACTTCTCAACCTCGTCTTCCCATGTGAACGGATCGGAAGCGAGGCCTGGGTAGTCCTGGACCTCGTGCTCGATCACTTTGCCATCCTGTAGCCGGACTGTGATCTTGGCAGGCATTTTCCCGGGATACTCGTCCGTGTATTCATGATTCGGCCGGACCGAAACCTTCTTTAACAAGCCCTGCACGTCGGGCTTGATGATACGGTCTGGTGTGAATTGCGCCGGCATCACGTCGCCATCAAGCAGGGCCACGGTGAGCAGGTACGGCAGGCTGTGATCCGCCTGCTCCTTGGTGCGGATGAATTTGTCCACGCCGTAGAGGCCACCGCCGGCAAAATCGTAGGCGAGTTGGAAGACCTCTGCTTCAATCGAGACCACCTTTCCGGCGGCGAGTTTGTTCTGCCTGGCGAGTTCGACCATGCAATGGACTGCGGACTGCGTGTGGATCATAGAGTTGTACTTTTTGATGGTGCTCTCCAGAACGCCCTCGTACCCCTGTTTTTCCCAATTGATATTGATATTCATCCTCAGGAGGTGATCAATGCCCAGTGGGCCCTCGATCACTCGCAGCGGACCCTCCACCCCGCGGCGCGCGAGGAACAGTGTGTTCATGGCACCGAGCGCGGACTGCGCCGAGGCGAGGCCCTTCCATTGCGACAGTGGCTTCGCCCGAACAACAGCGAAAGACGCGTCGCTGACTGCGGCCATCGCGATGGCGTTCGCGATCTGCTGCTCGCTCAGACCGAGCAGCCGGCCGGCGGCGGCGTTGTGCGAGAAGGCCAGTTGTGCGGTGTGGTCGAAGCCGCTACTCATGAAGTTGGCATGATCAACGAACCGTGACTGAACCGTGTAGCCCAGTGCCACTCCCAGCATGAGATCGCGGCCGCTGCCGTCCATGTAATCAGCGATGGTCAGCGCCACGCCGAAATTGTCCGCCGTGT
Above is a genomic segment from Pedosphaera parvula Ellin514 containing:
- a CDS encoding nuclear transport factor 2 family protein, coding for MAITADYVRQVFKGLESGDGAEFFAHVANDVDWIVEGTHPLAGHYHSKADFVAGTFAKLGKVLPKGTQLQVEHLLVKDDEAVVELHSLATAKNGMRFDNRYCWVCTFENNVITRVRAYLDSAMVAQLFEENPMSL
- a CDS encoding MmgE/PrpD family protein, with the protein product MTQVEALAKYAARASFDDLSADSRRELPIHILDSLGCCIAALGAGPVQACREQVAEFGGTGPCALIGGGKANPIYAAFWHTALVRYVDFMDNFLAQTETCHTADNFGVALTIADYMDGSGRDLMLGVALGYTVQSRFVDHANFMSSGFDHTAQLAFSHNAAAGRLLGLSEQQIANAIAMAAVSDASFAVVRAKPLSQWKGLASAQSALGAMNTLFLARRGVEGPLRVIEGPLGIDHLLRMNININWEKQGYEGVLESTIKKYNSMIHTQSAVHCMVELARQNKLAAGKVVSIEAEVFQLAYDFAGGGLYGVDKFIRTKEQADHSLPYLLTVALLDGDVMPAQFTPDRIIKPDVQGLLKKVSVRPNHEYTDEYPGKMPAKITVRLQDGKVIEHEVQDYPGLASDPFTWEDEVEKFDRLVAGRVDEGLSGEIKDAARSVENIQVRDLMKLLGSVKTGQR
- a CDS encoding FKBP-type peptidyl-prolyl cis-trans isomerase N-terminal domain-containing protein, producing the protein MNLKLEKTLILITAFTAFSIIAQEFAPIIPPDKEKVSYALGMQMALEFKPTGVHLDPDVVAQSVKDVLEGKPTVMKESDIAEILNKARQDGLSTYTMTVKGRDKFSYAAGMRRGLQLQLAGAEIDSSALGLGLKEMLEGKPTKVKESEIEPLFKQAQAYALGQQSKKNKAASEDFLAKNAKEKGVKVMPDGLQYKVLEAGNGEKPTTNDLIIVKYRGTYVNGTVFDYKEHFLTRSDAGTMGMQEALQQMRVGSKWQIFVPSDLAFGHKGEQALKIGPDSTLIYDLELVSMPKPGDPLIGTGTVGHGLDGEYTASNPAK
- a CDS encoding helix-turn-helix domain-containing protein, with the translated sequence MAWKTVTPMEEMIRFVMLARSARFTVTELCEQFGISRKTGYKHLARYAADGLQGLAQRSHRPLQFPQRTDLAVEALVLAERRLHQTWEPKKLHKVLELNHGIESPPAPSTIGEILRRHGLSVKRRRKAGLYVALNEGLTVPTHPNHVWTVDFNFFRDFGRIGIIKLAVFVTPVRPEDGTFYDRSAALNTWAKRLGEILNAYHLAGLEAVYSPSSPWPTVPVPINGSPGLGMETSSRS